The Lolium rigidum isolate FL_2022 chromosome 1, APGP_CSIRO_Lrig_0.1, whole genome shotgun sequence region aaccatcatgcatttgttaaactaattaactagctacaaacaatataaattaaacaatgaactacacacacatgcacattttatcaacgacacatcaaaggttcaagttgctaaccgcgatcgaggaggaaaaaataaatgagaaagctcaagtgtggctccaacacttcatatcatgtttgtttcatgctcttggggcatttcatcaaacaccttatgtgcataagaggaaccaaaagcaaacctaacacccacttgtgaagcttgtgaagaaaatggcaccaaatggctaagtgttggctgcttgggtgggtatatatagggggcggctttagccgcggttgcatgagccaaccgcgactaaagaccttcggagcacctttagtcgcggttggcacggCCAGCCGCGGCTACACCCCCACGTGCAGCGGCTGGCCACCGATCGCCACGGGcccgggcctttggtcgcggttcgcctcccgaaccgcgactaaaggtaccattagtcgcggttcctttaccttcgcgacttatggggctcaccggaagcctgtttttctagtagtgtacaTCTCGTCGGCGTCATCGGCGTGGCGCTCCACGGCCCTGGCAATGGATGTCCACAGTACCGCCGCGAGCGCAACGTAGGTGGTCGGGGGCTCCAGCGACGGCTGGCTGTCGCTGTTCTTGGCTGCTTGGCTCTCGAGGATGCGTCGCTTCAGTGCCTGGATTTGGCCGGCGGAGAGCGAGGTAGGTCCTCCTGCTGCGCCGCGTCCGGTCCGGCTACGGGAGCATGTTCACCATGGGCGGACCCGGCGCGGAGGGCGGGTGAACATGCGCGCCGACGTCTGCGCTTTGGGGTGCTTGCGGGATCCTTGTCTTGTCGAACGTCGGTGGCACGATCCCCGCCGGCTGTGATCGATTTATCCCTCGACGCGGCAGACCATGCCCGTAGAAAATGCAACAACGACAGCCCGTCGGCCACCGCGTGGTGCATGGACACCCGACCACCACGGTGCCTCCGCCTTCGTCTATCGACCGTGTGACACTGGACAGCGAGCATGGGGGCGGGCAGCCTGCCCAACTCGAGCTCGGCACGAGCTGCAAGAACGCTTCGGTGTCGTGCTCGGCGTCCCGGGCGAGGCGGCGCATGTCGGCGGAGTCGCCGGAGTACTCTGCCTCGACGAACTTGGCCCGGGGCCGACAGGCGTCGGGGAAGCGATCGATGACCACATCGTCATTGGGGCAGGCCGTGAGCTTGCCGGCAAGGGGGGCGAACAAGGCGAGCGTGGCGGCGAGGGAGGTCCGCAAAGAGCTGACGAGGGACGGGAATGGTGGGAGGCTCTCGTCGTCGTAGAAGAAGATAAACTGGACCGGCGGGAGTGCGAGAATGAAGGTGTCGAATGGCGAGAGCTTGATCGCGGCGTGATCTCGTGGTCGATTGGCGGTTTCCTCCGGGCTGACATGGGTAACATCCAGAACTCGCACACCCTTAACTGCAAGCTGGGAAGCCTGCCGCTCCTTTACCTCGGCTTACCTGTCAGCGATCGCCCCCTCTCAGTTGCTGACTGGCACTTCCTCACTGAGAAGGTTGGCCATAGGGTGGAGCCTTGGCAGGGGCTGTTCCTCGCATCAGCCGGCAGACTGGAGCTCACCAACTCCTGCCTCTCTAGCCTCCCGCTGTTTGCTATGGGTCTCTATCTGCTGCATGACTCGACGCATGCGGTGATGGACAAACACCGTTCTCGCTTCTTTTGGGAGGGAGTGGGACCCAAACGGAAGTACCATATGGTGGACTGGGCCACGGTGTGCAAACCACGAGAGTTTGGAGGGTTGGGAATCCTCAACACCAAGTTCATGAACATCGCCTTGATGTTAAAATGGATCTGGAAGATCTATCAGAATGAGGAAGGCCTATGGGCAGACCTTCTTAGGGCCAAGTACCTTGGGGACCATGACCTGTTCTCCCCGGCGGTTCCCACCAAAGGATCACAATTCTGGAATGCTATCCAGAAGATCAAATGGTACTTCAAACTGGGGGCAAAACACCAGGTTAACAGTGGGCGGAGGACCTACTTCTGGTTAGACTGGTGGACGGGCTCGGGGCCCCTCCGCCATACTTTTCCTAGGCTGTTCGCTTGCTGCGACAACCACTTCGCGACTGTTCAGGGGGTTAGGTCCAGCGGGGGCTGGACCATTCGCTTCCGGCGCACCTTCGGCCTCGCGGAAAGGGTGGAATGGGACAACCTCTGCAGAATCTTTGACCTCTCGCCGGCCTCTGAGGGCGATGACACAGTTCGCTGGGCTCTTGAGCAATCTGGGGAGTACTCCACCCGCTCGATGTACTCCAAGTTGTCCCGGGGCGGGACGATCACTCACTTCAAAGAGATTTGGCGCACTAAGGTTCCGCCAAAGATCCGAGTCTTCCTCTGGCAACTCATCCGAGGGAGGCTCCCGTCAGGGGACCAACTTGTCAAGCGACGCGGGCCATCGAATGGGCGATGTGCCCTTTGTGGTGAATGGGAAACTTGCGACCATATCTTCTTCACTTGCCACCTCGCTAGATTTATGTGGGCAGGAATCAGGGACCTCCTCTCCTGCTCATGGAACCCAGCGAGGGCTGCTGACTTCGTCGCCATTGCCAACGGCTTGTCGGGTAGACTCCGTAGGATAGCTTGGTTTACTTTCGCGGCGCAATGCTTGGATGTCTGTGGAACATTCGTAACAAGCTAGCTATAGAGGGCTCTCTCATCTCCAGCCCGGCTGATGCTATCTTCAAAATGTCTATCTACATGCGGAGGCTGGAGGGTTACGAGTCGGCCGAGGGACCGACCGCTGCTGGACGCGGCGCTGGACGAGGTTAGGAGGCTACACGCGCGGACCCGGGCAGGAGGACACTGACACCGTCATCGACTACATGCTGCCGCCCCTACCTGCTCCGCGTGCTTTAGTTTCTCTGTTACTTCTTTGAGTCTATCTGGGTTTTAGACTTTGTGTACCTGTATTGTCACATCATGACTGGGAGGCATCTGTTTGCGTGGGGTGTGTTGTATCGATACTCTATGGTTGCCgtggtggctttatatataaagccgggccaaGGGCCTTATGTTTAACGTTCATGGCGAATTGGCGACACGACAACCCAGAACGAGCAAACAAACTGCTGATCGAGGGGTTTGTAATTGTATGGTGGAGATGCAAAGTGCATCGATCGATGCTTATAATGGATGGTGTGCCTGCCGCAACCGCTGGTTCCACGGCTACTAGCTGGCACTCGCATACCCCCATCGTCGTTACCATGAACAGGATTACACGCTTGGCCAACTCCAAGATCGTGGGTAATCGGGCATAATTTTATTTGTTTGGATAGATTCCGTCGCGCAAACAAATTTTTTATGCCCTCGCGGATCGCGGACGGTATTTCTATGTTGGAGAGATTCTTCAATAGTGGACCTCGTTTTCTTTGCTTTCACTAAATCAATTGAGTTCAACTAGTATCTCTTACGACGAGTAAAGCGGTATCTTATATATTTGTGTATGACTATTTCTCAATCGACTAAGAATTAACTTCGTTCTCAGTTAAATGGTGGCATCGTATCTCAGTTGTAACTAATATTGTAACTAGTGATTAGCACGAATCACCAGGCAAATCAAATAATGTAGAACTTGATTGAGCACAAACTTAGTTCTAGCTGGAACTAGCCAATCCCTATAATGTTTATGGAAGGAAAACAAAGCCCCGACCTCTCCATCCTAGTAAAGATTTCCTAAAGGCATGCATCACGAAAATGTGAAGCAACCACTCAACAACTACATGTCGTCAGGACCTTATGCCCTGAAAACATAAACAACGACTCATCAGCTAAAACTGGGGCATCACTAGTTCACCCTACAGCGAATCAAGAGCACACGTCCGGAGTAGCAGACCCTCCGCGAGCGCCTCAAGCCCTCAATTCAGAAGCGGTCACCGCCAACAAACAGATGCTCTAGCTTTACGGTAGAACTCTGCATAGCCTATGGGAGACCTGCCGTAGACGCCACCACTGCGCCAGACCGTGCCCCCACCCCGCGCGAGTCCAACACACGGCAACCATCATCGAGACCCCCTCGTGCCACACCGCCGATATTCACCAACGCCGACGTGGTATTTTATATGATTTTCTTCTTCCAGTAAATTAAAGGAGTTGTGCACATATGGTATTATTTTCGATCAAACTCTTTAGTTTTGGGAAGGTCCTAGTAAAATAGTACCGACCGTTTAGATGAGACATGGTTGGCCGATTTGGGCTGGGTTTTCATGATCTTcaggttaatttttttttttttgaaaattctatTTTCAAGCTTCCAAAATACATTGGGTGTGATTGGTTGGTCGCAAAGCCTTTTCTCTCATTGGATTGGCCAAAAAAACGGGTGTTTGGTTAGCCAAGAAACTAGTAGGAAAAAAAGCTACTAGTCGCGTGTCATTTTTGGCTACTAGTCGCGGGCCCTGGATCACTGCCAATAATGTATTATTCGCATGCGCTTGTTTGGTTCGCTGCTACTgacttttttttgcaatttttaaaAAAAGCTGGGACCATTGCCCAGTTGtccacatgattttacacaaaacaccataaaaactaaaaaaaagcaatcgagtccatGCCGTATCCTTGTTTCGTTGACGAGAGGAGATGGCTAGTGGGAGGTCGTCGGAGCAGGCGTTGAAGGTGGCAGAGCGGGGCATTAGAGCAGGTTCTCGGCGAGGTGGAGCAGGGCGTCGGATGTGGGCGGAGGAGCAGGGCATCGGAGGTGCTCACATTCATTGGACAGGAGGCGATCACCGTCGCTCGAGAGGAGGTGGTGCTCATATTTGGGAGAatgtggagaagtggaagaggaggagaggagaaggtggagaagtggaagaggaggagcggagaaggtggagaagtggaaaaggagaaggtggagaaggTGGAGCAGTGGAAGAGGAGAAGGTgcgaaggtggagaagtggaagaggagaagggaagaagctgaagaagaggaagaggagaaggggaAGAGGGTAAAATTTGAAATGATAGAGATGGATATTTTTGggaatttttcaaatttgaatttttttgctccGAAATCTAAAACCTCCCAAAACTCTATTTTTTCGATTTTTCGGATTCTAAAAAATCGCTAAGCAGTAGTAAGGCCATTGAAATTGGATGTAAATTTTTTTatagatatattttcatataaattTTTTTCATCGGagatcgtatgcaaccagaaagtcGTTTTACCAGATACATGACTccatttgcataatatatcaaaattcatatttGTTAATTTTTTAAAACAAGATGACAAAACACATGGCCATCtctaaggattttattttttaaattttctaaaaATTTCTTTTTCAAAACTAAAAGGCGAGATCGATCTAGGGGGGTGCAAATCCTGAAAAAGGGCAGCCTAGTACTAAGCTGATTAGTATTAGGGTGCCAAAATGAGGCATGTTACTAGTATTTTGCTCACCAGCGCCCGTCGACCCAATATATTTGAAGGGGGTGGGCAAAGGCACACTTGCCCGGTATGGATATAATAGTCGCGTGCCTCCATTGGCGCGCGATACTGGTACTTTCTGGGCCCGAGCACAATCGGGCCCGACCTAGTAGTCGTGTGCCCTTTTGTCTGCCCCGCTACCAGTACGAGCACACCAGTCGCATGGTCGGATCCAGAAATGCATGTTCGTGCTATGTAAGGTTAAGATTTAACCTAGTAAGGGATTCTGAATCTCAGGATTAAAAAAAGGAGTTATCTTAGATCTTAAATGAATAGGCGTGATGCCAACGGAATGACATGTAATGAACATTGTGACGGTTCGTACCATATGACCTTTATGTATGTTTAGGTGGCACGTCCTGCTAGAAGCCGCTATCAACTATTGATTGAGTAGTAGTACTCGTGTCATATCACTTAAGTGGTTAGAAGCCTAATTTATATAGGATCCACATTATACCAGGCTTAGTGTATTAACGGGTCTCAACTGTTGGACCTCATCAGGGATGTCTATATAAGAAAGGGTAGGGCAAGCTGATTAGGGTTGAACCATTCCACCCAGCCGCCACTCCTCTAACGCCTTAGTTGCACGTGTGGATCTACCAGTCCGGCATGTGACACTTCAATTCCGTACATGTGGATACCTTGGAGGTGTTGCATCTGTAGCACTTGGATGAGCCACATAAGGGGGCTACTCgtgggacgaggaggaggaggagggcgtagTATGACTACACTGCCTTGACATGCTTCATCGAGTTTCACAACTGCGCATCTAGTGGTAATTTCGTGATATATGATTACAACTAtcttggtttatggagcagaaattTTTGTTTTTGCTAGTGTAGCCTACCCATATCCCTTCAACCCATGCCCCCAATGAGGTGAATGATGTCACATGACGTCACTGTGGTTGCTCGGGTAAGGTAGAGCAACATTTTCTTCAGGAACAACCATGTCCCCGCATCATAGTGGCTCCGATCCACTAAGGCCCTGCATCGCCACCACATCTCATAAAGGTGGGAAGGGCCACGCATGAGGGATCTCCCTCGACCAACACGCTACCTGATCAGGATGGTGAAGAAGTTGAAAATGGGATTAACGGGTAAAAATCATGATATTCttaattttgttttttttctgaattttaacTAGAAGCCTCTGTAATAGGTCATGCTGAGgaatttaaatttaatttttggATTTTAAATTTGTTCGGTAATCGGTCATGATTTACCAGTAACCGGTTTGGATTTTTTGTTAACCACGGTGACATAATGTTTTCGGGTCGAAACCTTGATCACTCCAAAGTTTGAAATCCAAATTCGTACGGTATCGGGTTGAGATTTTTTTGGTAATGGTCCGGGTTTTTTTGGTAACCACGGTGACATAATTTTTTTCGACCGGGAACCAAAACCTTGATCACTCCAAAATTTGGATTTAAATTCGTTCGTAATTAGTCAGGATTTTTCGGTAATCGGAAATCCCGCCCTCCGTGGAAAACTTTTCGTGCACGGGAACTAAAATctcagggctcctttgattcgtaGGATTTATATAGGAATTGTATACTACGGATTCTATAGAAATTTTAATACgtaagttgtttgattcatatgaaaatatcctataggaatcttgtagtgtaaatcccGTGGAGAAAAAATATCAGGTCTTACCTCATTAAAAATTTCTTTGCTACTATTAAATAGAACTCGTTTTTTCTATAGAATTCAACTAGCCATGAAATTCTAATCATATGTCTTtcctatttttatgatttttttatcCTACTCACTCGCATGGAAATATGGTATTGCTGAAAGatgcaagcctaatgtcatggcaGGGCGCTAGGGCGAAAGAGGAACGTCGGCCATTGCACTGCAGTGGAGCGCTCGCGGAATTGGGTCGCCCACGCCATGTCCTATGGAAGTCCGGGTTGGGCCAAAAACAAGGAGCGCCCACGCCAAAACTGAGGGCACTCAGGGCACGTCGACTGAATCTGCACACACACAGATGTTCCTAGGTTAGGTAAATACCCCATGATCCGGATGCTACCTACGCACGCTCCATGCCAACCCCGATGTCAGTCCATCTCCTCTTATCCTGTGGAGCACCAAGCGCCTACCCAAATAGTCAGGCGAGGCACGTACGCCGGATTTTATATGACCAACGAGGTGGCACCACCTGCGATCTGCCGCACCGCCCGCCGGTCTGCCACTCCGTCACAGCTAAAACCACGGTCTGGCTTCCCACcgtatcgtcttcttcctctgcgcACGCTGGGTTGAGCGGTTTCATGGAACCTATAAAATCTGGAGCACCTTGCTCTGCCCCCAACTCATCTCACTCACACTCTCAGCTATAGCTCTGTACACTTCAGCGACTTCACTGCAGCTAAGCTAACTAGTGCGCTTCCTTCAGACATCCTACGGTACCCACTAATCTCCCTCGCGACCATGTCTACGGTGACCCGCGCCTACCTCGACCAGAGGCTCGCCGTCGCAAAGCGCTGCTCCAGAGGTAACCAGCCATGGCCGGTTCCTCAGGCCAGCAAAGCTCTTACCATTCTGTTCTGCACTGCTGAAACTTTGAGTGTGACTAACATGTCTGTTGATTTGAAACCGCAGAGGCCGCCATGGCAGGAGCAAAGGCCGcggccgtcgccaccgtcgcagccGCAATCCCCACCGTAAGTACTACAACCACATAAATACCACCCTTTTTCACCCTGCGCTACGAAACTCCATTATTTGGAAACAATGCACGATCTCATCCTGTTCTTCCTGTCTCCCTCAGCTGGCGAGCGTGAGGATGCTGCCGTGGGCGAAGGCGCACCTGAACCCCGCCGGCCAGGCCCTCATCATCTCCACCGTCGCCGGGATGGCATACTTCATCGTCGCCGACAAGACCATCCTGTCCATGGCCAGGAAGCACTCGTTTGAGGACGCGCCGGACCATCTCAAGAACACCTCCTTCCAGTAATTAGGCTCTAGATCGATAAGTGTGCAATAAACTGTGTGTAGTGTACGCACGTGTCTGCTGAAAGCTACTATAATGTTCAGCAGCAGAGGTGAGGCGATGCAGTGCAGATAGTAGTGTACTGTGCCTCTCTTCGCGAGGAAAGCAGTTATCTGATGATATAATCATGTACCTTCGGAGCCAGAAATCTTTTTTTCCGAATAGGTCCGCAACTAAATTACTCCTATTTGTACAACACTGAAGGTTGTCGTGTCATCATTCTTCTTACTTTGAAAACAACATATTAATGTTTCAAAAATCTCAAGCCAAAAAAGTATTTTGGGACACACAAAAATAAGAAAATCTGACAGATTTATAGGTTTGAAATTTTAAACTATTCACCGGTTCAGATACACACTTTTGTCATTTTTCACAGCCTAAAATATAAGGTTTTTCGAGTTGAGATTTTGCATATtgagagaatacatcattgccTACATCTATCATTTTTTTCCAagtttttaaaactttaaaatgtCATTTTAATTTTTATTAGAAAACAAACTACATTTAACTGGGGCTACGAAATGCCGCATCCATGGGAAGAACCGTGCAGCCTTCCACTAGTAGCAACTTAGTAAATGTTCTCCCCAAAAATGGCAATGAACCTTTTTTAGGATGGAAATAAAATTTTGTAAAGACTTATCTAACAAACgagtgatcaatgaaataaaaatCATATAACCAACCTCCCACTCCAATATTGCTGATGGCAAAGATGATGCAGAAGAGTTCTCTCTAGCTAGTGCCATAAGGTGGCAACAACAAAGAGAAATAACTGTGAAACCGCACTTTTTTGTTGTGTTTCTATATGTCTTCTGTGACATCTGAAACATGATGAAACTTAATAATACTTGGCAGCACGAATTATAAAGCCATGATAACCGTGAGTCCACCTCCCGTGCACAAGACAATCGCGCCCCTTCCCTTTTTTTTCgcgggcacgcgaacggcgtgCCAAATCTTTATAGAAGGTAGCAAACAAGATACAAGAGACCGACGGCAGATGCGTACATCTATCCGTGGCCAACCCACACACACCACCTAGCCTAGCATTATAACATGTTCAAAACCTGGTAAGAACCACAAACAAGGGAAGCTATATTAGATaaacagaaaataataaaacatagCTTGTAAATTCACCAGTTTATCGATGACATCTCAAAAACACCTAGCGGATACGTGCTACGGTGAGTTTCTTAGCGTTCAGTCAAAGATTTGACTCCTCTCATTGACCAGTAAAATTTTGGGCTGGTGCACATCGGCACATGCTCTGCTTCGTTCTCTTTTTTCTTACAGAGAACAGACGCTGCTAGCTAGTAGTAGATGCTCAGTAGTAGTTTCACGATCAAGGGCTGCACCAGCATATGTGGTAGGGTGAGTTCGTAGCGTTTAGTCAAAGTTTCCGCTCAGCAACATTTGACTCCTGTCATTAACCAGTCAAATTTTATTAACCAGTCAGATTTTAGGTAGGCGCACATGCTCtgcttcgttttgttattttacaGAGAACAGATGCTAGTCAGTGTGATGAACTTTTCCTGCCTAATTGTAGATCTCTAGGTCCTTCTTTGAAAAGCTTTCTGTAAAGATTAGGATCTCCAACAACATCCAAATCCTGCGGCTCCCTACCACAGTTTTGGATCACTTATCGCTCCCAGAAAGCGTGCCAGAGCCCGCCCACCAACTCATTCCTGGACTCAAAGCGAATGACCCACGGTTTACACTCaaaaccgtgcgtggccgccacctTTTTGGTCACTATAAATACACGGCTTGCTAGCTCCTCGTCAGCCAACAAGACAAGCCCACTCACCTCACTCGCTTAGCCAGTGCCCAGTACCCATTTTCTCCATCAAACATCAGTAGATCTCACGAAGGAAGATGTCATCGACGACGGTCACCCGTGCCTACCTCGACCACAAGCTCGCCCTCGCCAAACGCTGCTCCAGGGGTAACGACCGGCTTCTTCAGAGTTCAGTGCAGTATTAACAACTGTCGTACCGATCATCGAGCTTATACTTCCGATGcctttttttatgttttcttcaGAGGCAACGCTCGCCGGAGCAAAGGCAGCCGCAGTCGCCACGGTCGCATCTGCAGTCCCGACGGTGAGCATCTCTATAGTCTATTCGTGCATGTCAGCATCTCTGCTGCACTCACGAGCGCTAGTGCTGATTGAGATTTATCTGTACTAATTAACTGTCAATGGGGTTCAGTTAGCGAGCGTGAGGATGCTGCCCTGGGCCAAGGCGAACCTGAACCCCACCGGGCAGGCCCTCATCGTCTGCACCGTCGCCGGGATGGCCTACTTCGTCGCCGCCGACAAGAAGATCCTGGCGCTGGCGAGGAGGCACTCGTACGAGCAGGCCCCCGACCACCTGAAGGACACCTCCTTCCCTGGCGCTGCTGCTCGTCGCCGTCCAGCATTCTTCAGGCCATGAGCTAGCTAGTGTTGCGGCTACTGCACGCACCGCCGTCAATGTCCAATAACTACTGCTGATGCATATTTACTTCATGATACTAGTATGCTGTATTAGTACAGTCTTAGAGAGAGCGGTGCCTTGTGCCTAATGCTGTAATCCATTGTACTTATTGTACTGGTCTAGCGGCCTTCCAATTAATAACAAGTACTCCTGGTTTACTAGATTCACTCCTAGTACATCCTTTTTAGCTCGTCACTAGTTCTTGCAACTACGGCAAGACTACACACTAGCATAGGTATTTGTTACTTCCCTAAAAATACTAGTCAACGATTTGATAATCATTTTTTTCGAAAAAAGTTTCACCGAACTATTAATAATCATTGTTAGCAGCAATCCCAAAAGCATTAAAAATTACAAATATGTTATTAgatcacctagcgacgactacaagcaCTAGAACGAGCCGAAGGTGCACCTCCATCACCAAAGTCAGGAAAAGATCATTGTAGTTGACAGACAGGAATCATCGTGCTAAGGTCGCAAAAGACTTACAACACTGATACTTTCGGTGGAAGAAAACTTGGACTTgttattgttgatgactactcaagatatacCTGGGTATTTCTTCTAAAGTCCAAAGATGAGACCCACGTGAAATTCATTAAGTGGGCCAAACAAGAAATCAAGGCAATAAGAATGGATAATGGGTCCGAATTCAAGAACTACATCACGCAAGATTTGTTTGAAGACGAGAGAATAAAGCACCAATTCTCTGCACCATATACCCCTCAAATGAATGGTGTTGTGGATAGAAAGAACCGGATAATTATTGAAATTACAAGAACCATGTTGCATGAATTCAAGTCACCCCATAACTTTTGGGGTGAAGCCATTACCACAGCGGTTCATGCATCAAACTGGCTCCTTCTTCTACAAATCTACAACAAGACCCCCTATATGAACTTCTCACATGTAACAAAGCCGAACATCTCATATTTTCcgcgtctttggatgcaaatgcttCGTCAAGAATAATAAGAAAGACTCGGTAAATTCGAATCTAGAACTTTTGATGGTATTTTTGTTGGTTATGCAGACGAATCTCACGCCTAttgatactacaacaagtccactggacgtattgaagtatcttgtgacgtgaaaTTCGATGAAAATTATGGCTCTCAAGAGGAGAAAGTTTTTCCAAGTAATATAGGTGATGAAGAATATTCTCAAGTCATAAGGACCATGTGCATCGGGCACATTTTACCTTGTGAGGCCCATCAACACGAAGGTCAAAACAATAATAAAGAAAGATCGAAGCTCaactcaagtggagcctagctcaactcaagatgATCCCATCACTCCACCTCACGAGCAACTCACTACTCAAGAGGAGACACATACACAAGAAGAAGAATCAAatcctcaaaccaatgagcaTGATCAAGATAGAGAACAAAATGATAGTACCATtcaagatcaagctcaagaagaagAGCAAAATGATTCTATCACTCAGGATCAAGCTCAAGAAGTTTTGAACCCttgaaggtacatgaagccttgccaTATCCGGATTGGGTGATAGCCTTGCAAGAAGAGCTAGagtgcttcacctgcaacaaggttTGGTCTCTAGTGGAGAAACCAAGAAATCATAGGATCAATATCATAGGAACCAAGTCTTCAAGAACAAACAAGATGAAAATGGACTTGTCATTcaaaataaagcaaggttagtgtaGCAAGAGTTtaaccaaatagaaggtatggattatgAGGACACCTTTGCGCTCGTCGCTCGACTCGAAGCTATTCGTCTCTTACTTTCGTATGCTTCCTTTTATAATTTTAAATTAGGATGTTGatgatgttgggactccaagtgtagaGTGTTCTATCAGtaaagtattttccccacaagggtgactcgagggtttatatcgaattcTCAGGGACTGgacaaagagtattctcttctctcttttatagcaatcctgcaagtaaaataaaagccttgtgtccccaactccaccgtgtggttgtcaatcaCAAGGTTTTGTGTAAGTaaataaacacaagtaaaaataaagcgagGAAAACTAGATGAAATAAAGTAATTAAGTAAAAAATTataaaggggttgattgtttttggtgttttggatgcaaataagaaaagtaaatgttTTTATATTTTCGGATAAAAATAGTGTTGCaagtagaaaacaagataaaagcaatataaaggtgtttcttatgataaaaaatggatcggggttcatgggttcacttgactgttttctcttttaagttgtagtggacaaatattaattcatcaatgagatatgaggatgcagAAAAATAATATGAgtaagatacgcattcatatggggATCACCTTCTAAcacagagatgatgcaacacatctatcTTATACTCCATAAGAaatggaaaactccatgcaatcttgaatcaagaatcaacagagtatagctttaagtactttgacatgatgtttgaatatcaaatatgctaccttgactaaacaagattatcacttttgtcacgtgacgaacatagcacatgcattcactttatccctagtgaggtagcaaatgaaaaggcaaagccataatagaccataaatttgttgtcactattcaatcactaaaaccatgctactccatctaatacacacatcaccccacacacacgctcttgcatagatgttggatcagaacaaatacttaagaactgggtacataatatgcatctatcaatacatcttacata contains the following coding sequences:
- the LOC124669161 gene encoding early nodulin-93-like: MSTVTRAYLDQRLAVAKRCSREAAMAGAKAAAVATVAAAIPTLASVRMLPWAKAHLNPAGQALIISTVAGMAYFIVADKTILSMARKHSFEDAPDHLKNTSFQ
- the LOC124705205 gene encoding uncharacterized protein LOC124705205 yields the protein MLSSSFTIKGCTSICGRISRSFFEKLSVKIRISNNIQILRLPTTVLDHLSLPESVPEPAHQLIPGLKANDPRFTLKTISRRKMSSTTVTRAYLDHKLALAKRCSREATLAGAKAAAVATVASAVPTLASVRMLPWAKANLNPTGQALIVCTVAGMAYFVAADKKILALARRHSYEQAPDHLKDTSFPGAAARRRPAFFRP